The proteins below are encoded in one region of Populus alba chromosome 2, ASM523922v2, whole genome shotgun sequence:
- the LOC118062628 gene encoding uncharacterized protein isoform X1, with translation MPELLCHRDQISSRSGFRARDASPDSVIFTLESNFSLFTSTSASGDRCSFASDAYDHEYLASEISLCAMQHLAAHDQHESYWRGPDPNKPSTVGNNNNQHTHTHTRPSRKAEKAKVQKEEDDNNLLDSARSSFSLALKECQESRSRSDAITKKPDRRRPASLDLNYVVTSPSPRLGNMKKSIVYSSRKSGTFPSPGTPNYHSSAGMQKGWSSERVPLPNNSNRRQVMNATAAAVSPFNNNTNNNNNGRTLPSKWEDAERWIFSPVSGDGFVRSSIQPAQRKPKSKSGPLGPPGVAYYSLYSPAIQVFDGRNMGNFIAGSPFSASVIAADGLAVKSNGSHGVAFPLRTEPCMARSVSVHGCSEMLAQSSLPSQDEKLDGLKDAATDISCAVSRRDMATQMSPEGSNHSSPTRQPSFSVSTPSSLPIVELQGFNSSKSEVRDVQVDERVTITRWSKKHRARNHGKSSEIVDDWRKEAADALSSGLDVSEAGESISKVKREEAKITAWENLQKAKAEAEIRKLEMKLEKKRSSSMDRIMNKLRSAQKRAQEMRSSVLANQAHQVSTNSRKAISFRRTCQKGSLSGCFTCHAF, from the exons ATGCCGGAGCTGTTGTGCCACCGCGACCAGATTTCGTCGAGATCAGGATTCAGAGCTCGGGATGCAAGTCCTGACTCTGTAATTTTCACTTTAGAATCCAACTTCAGTCTCTTCACTTCTACTTCTGCTAGCGGCGATCGCTGCTCTTTTGCTTCCGATGCTTATGATCATGAATATCTCGCCTCTGAAATCTCTCTG tGTGCAATGCAGCATTTGGCTGCACATGATCAACATGAGAGCTACTGGAGGGGTCCAGATCCAAACAAACCGAGTACAGTAGGGAATAACAACAACCAGCACACTCACACTCACACTCGTCCCTCCAGAAAAGCAGAAAAAGCGAAAG ttcaaaaagaagaagacgatAATAATCTCCTTGATTCAGCAAGAAGCTCCTTCTCTCTCGCTCTCAAAG aGTGTCAGGAGAGCAGATCCAGATCTGatgcaattacaaaaaaaccGGATAGGCGGAGACCTGCATCACTAGATCTTAATTATGTCGTTACATCTCCTTCGCCGCGATTGGGTAACATGAAAAAGAGTATAGTTTATTCATCTCGAAAATCCGGAACATTTCCTAGTCCTGGAACTCCAAATTATCATTCTAGTGCTGGGATGCAGAAAGGTTGGAGCTCAGAGCGAGTACCATTGCCAAATAATAGTAATAGGCGCCAAGTCATGAATGCTACTGCGGCTGCTGTTTCCCCttttaataacaatactaataataataacaacggGAGAACATTGCCGTCCAAATGGGAGGATGCTGAGAGGTGGATATTTAGTCCTGTTTCGGGAGATGGGTTTGTTAGGAGTTCGATTCAGCCTGCTCAGAGGAAGCCTAAGTCAAAGAGCGGACCACTTGGACCACCGGGGGTTGCGTATTATTCCTTGTATTCGCCTGCGATTCAGGTGTTTGATGGCAGGAATATGGGGAATTTCATTGCTGGTTCTCCGTTTTCCGCCAGTGTTATAGCTGCCGATGGGTTGGCTGTTAAATCAAACGGGAGCCATGGTGTTGCATTTCCTTTGCGGACAGAGCCTTGCATGGCTCGTTCGGTTAGCGTGCATGGTTGCTCTGAGATGCTAGCTCAGTCTTCTTTGCCATCCCAAG ATGAAAAGCTTGATGGTCTCAAGGATGCAGCAACTGATATATCTTGCGCTGTTTCAAGAAGGGACATGGCCACCCAAATGAGCCCTGAAGGTAGCAATCATTCATCTCCCACCAGGCAGCCATCATTCTCCGTCTCCACTCCCTCTTCCCTACCTATTGTGGAACTGCAGGGTTTCAATTCCTCTAAATCTGAGGTCAGGGATGTACAGGTGGATGAAAGGGTTACGATCACAAGGTGGTCTAAGAAACACAGAGCCCGCAACCATGGAAAAAGTTCAGAAATTGTTGATGACTGGAGAAAGGAAGCTGCTGATGCTCTGTCATCAGGTTTGGATGTTTCGGAGGCTGGAGAGAGCATTTCAAA ggtcaaaAGAGAGGAAGCCAAAATCACAGCATGGGAGAACCTGCAGAAGGCAAAAGCTGAGGCAGAAATAAGGAAACTTGAG ATGAAACTTGAGAAAAAGAGATCATCGTCTATGGATAGGATTATGAATAAACTGAGATCAGCTCAAAAGAGAGCCCAAGAAATGCGGAGCTCGGTACTAGCAAACCAAGCACATCAAGTTTCCACAAACTCTCGTAAAGCTATATCGTTCCGTAGAACCTGTCAAAAGGGTTCCCTGAGTGGTTGTTTCACGTGCCATGCTTTCTAA
- the LOC118062628 gene encoding uncharacterized protein isoform X2, protein MPELLCHRDQISSRSGFRARDASPDSVIFTLESNFSLFTSTSASGDRCSFASDAYDHEYLASEISLHLAAHDQHESYWRGPDPNKPSTVGNNNNQHTHTHTRPSRKAEKAKVQKEEDDNNLLDSARSSFSLALKECQESRSRSDAITKKPDRRRPASLDLNYVVTSPSPRLGNMKKSIVYSSRKSGTFPSPGTPNYHSSAGMQKGWSSERVPLPNNSNRRQVMNATAAAVSPFNNNTNNNNNGRTLPSKWEDAERWIFSPVSGDGFVRSSIQPAQRKPKSKSGPLGPPGVAYYSLYSPAIQVFDGRNMGNFIAGSPFSASVIAADGLAVKSNGSHGVAFPLRTEPCMARSVSVHGCSEMLAQSSLPSQDEKLDGLKDAATDISCAVSRRDMATQMSPEGSNHSSPTRQPSFSVSTPSSLPIVELQGFNSSKSEVRDVQVDERVTITRWSKKHRARNHGKSSEIVDDWRKEAADALSSGLDVSEAGESISKVKREEAKITAWENLQKAKAEAEIRKLEMKLEKKRSSSMDRIMNKLRSAQKRAQEMRSSVLANQAHQVSTNSRKAISFRRTCQKGSLSGCFTCHAF, encoded by the exons ATGCCGGAGCTGTTGTGCCACCGCGACCAGATTTCGTCGAGATCAGGATTCAGAGCTCGGGATGCAAGTCCTGACTCTGTAATTTTCACTTTAGAATCCAACTTCAGTCTCTTCACTTCTACTTCTGCTAGCGGCGATCGCTGCTCTTTTGCTTCCGATGCTTATGATCATGAATATCTCGCCTCTGAAATCTCTCTG CATTTGGCTGCACATGATCAACATGAGAGCTACTGGAGGGGTCCAGATCCAAACAAACCGAGTACAGTAGGGAATAACAACAACCAGCACACTCACACTCACACTCGTCCCTCCAGAAAAGCAGAAAAAGCGAAAG ttcaaaaagaagaagacgatAATAATCTCCTTGATTCAGCAAGAAGCTCCTTCTCTCTCGCTCTCAAAG aGTGTCAGGAGAGCAGATCCAGATCTGatgcaattacaaaaaaaccGGATAGGCGGAGACCTGCATCACTAGATCTTAATTATGTCGTTACATCTCCTTCGCCGCGATTGGGTAACATGAAAAAGAGTATAGTTTATTCATCTCGAAAATCCGGAACATTTCCTAGTCCTGGAACTCCAAATTATCATTCTAGTGCTGGGATGCAGAAAGGTTGGAGCTCAGAGCGAGTACCATTGCCAAATAATAGTAATAGGCGCCAAGTCATGAATGCTACTGCGGCTGCTGTTTCCCCttttaataacaatactaataataataacaacggGAGAACATTGCCGTCCAAATGGGAGGATGCTGAGAGGTGGATATTTAGTCCTGTTTCGGGAGATGGGTTTGTTAGGAGTTCGATTCAGCCTGCTCAGAGGAAGCCTAAGTCAAAGAGCGGACCACTTGGACCACCGGGGGTTGCGTATTATTCCTTGTATTCGCCTGCGATTCAGGTGTTTGATGGCAGGAATATGGGGAATTTCATTGCTGGTTCTCCGTTTTCCGCCAGTGTTATAGCTGCCGATGGGTTGGCTGTTAAATCAAACGGGAGCCATGGTGTTGCATTTCCTTTGCGGACAGAGCCTTGCATGGCTCGTTCGGTTAGCGTGCATGGTTGCTCTGAGATGCTAGCTCAGTCTTCTTTGCCATCCCAAG ATGAAAAGCTTGATGGTCTCAAGGATGCAGCAACTGATATATCTTGCGCTGTTTCAAGAAGGGACATGGCCACCCAAATGAGCCCTGAAGGTAGCAATCATTCATCTCCCACCAGGCAGCCATCATTCTCCGTCTCCACTCCCTCTTCCCTACCTATTGTGGAACTGCAGGGTTTCAATTCCTCTAAATCTGAGGTCAGGGATGTACAGGTGGATGAAAGGGTTACGATCACAAGGTGGTCTAAGAAACACAGAGCCCGCAACCATGGAAAAAGTTCAGAAATTGTTGATGACTGGAGAAAGGAAGCTGCTGATGCTCTGTCATCAGGTTTGGATGTTTCGGAGGCTGGAGAGAGCATTTCAAA ggtcaaaAGAGAGGAAGCCAAAATCACAGCATGGGAGAACCTGCAGAAGGCAAAAGCTGAGGCAGAAATAAGGAAACTTGAG ATGAAACTTGAGAAAAAGAGATCATCGTCTATGGATAGGATTATGAATAAACTGAGATCAGCTCAAAAGAGAGCCCAAGAAATGCGGAGCTCGGTACTAGCAAACCAAGCACATCAAGTTTCCACAAACTCTCGTAAAGCTATATCGTTCCGTAGAACCTGTCAAAAGGGTTCCCTGAGTGGTTGTTTCACGTGCCATGCTTTCTAA
- the LOC118062629 gene encoding ABSCISIC ACID-INSENSITIVE 5-like protein 5, which produces MGTNFNFKNFSNDPSDAVGGRPPGNSPLTRQSSIYSLTFDELQNTMGGSLGKDFGSMNMDELLKNIWSAEETQTIATATSTGVQEGGGLQRQGSLTLPRTLSQRTVDEVWKDMSKEYVINGTSAGAANNVPQRQPTLGEMTLEEFLLRAGVAREDIQVAPKVNTNGGFFGDLSRSANNSLAISFQQNRGVGLNNDNTNQISLQSSNLPLNVNGVRSNQAQAQQQQIFANQPNMGYVTQPNNDSTNQISLQSSNLPLNANGVRSNQAQVQQQQQIFPKQPKMGYVTQMPLQSGPGIRGGMLGIGDQGIDSGLMQGGGMGVVGLGGIATGSPANQLSSDGIGKSNGDTSSVSPVPYVFRESVRGRRAGGAVEKVVERRQRRMIKNRESAARSRARKQAYTMELEAEVAKLKEENEELRKKQAEMMEIQKNQVAEMMNMQQGGKKRCLRRTQTGPW; this is translated from the exons ATGGGGACGAATTTCAACTTCAAGAACTTCTCAAATGACCCGTCAGATGCCGTTGGTGGCAGGCCACCGGGGAATTCTCCGCTGACCAGACAGTCATCGATCTATTCGTTAACTTTTGACGAACTTCAAAACACAATGGGAGGATCATTAGGTAAGGACTTTGGGTCAATGAACATGGATGAGCTGTTGAAGAATATATGGAGTGCAGAGGAGACACAGACCATAGCAACAGCCACCTCTACTGGGGTCCAAGAGGGTGGTGGTCTCCAGCGTCAGGGCTCGCTGACGCTGCCGCGGACGCTGAGTCAGAGGACGGTGGATGAGGTCTGGAAAGACATGTCAAAGGAATATGTTATTAATGGGACTAGTGCTGGAGCTGCTAATAATGTGCCCCAGAGGCAGCCCACTTTAGGAGAGATGACTTTGGAGGAGTTTTTGTTGAGAGCTGGGGTGGCGAGAGAGGATATTCAAGTGGCTCCAAAAGTTAATACTAATGGTGGATTTTTTGGTGATTTATCCCGGTCGGCCAATAATAGTTTAGCGATTAGTTTTCAGCAGAATAGGGGTGTAGGATTGAATAACGATAATACTAATCAGATCTCTTTGCAATCGTCTAATTTGCCTTTGAATGTTAACGGGGTTAGATCAAATCAGGCACAGGCACAGCAGCAGCAAATATTTGCCAATCAGCCTAATATGGGATATGTGACGCAGCCTAATAACGATAGTACTAATCAGATCTCTTTGCAATCGTCTAATTTGCCTTTGAATGCTAATGGGGTTAGATCAAATCAGGCACAggtgcagcagcagcagcaaataTTTCCCAAGCAGCCTAAAATGGGATATGTGACGCAGATGCCTTTACAAAGTGGTCCTGGAATTAGAGGTGGAATGTTGGGGATTGGAGATCAAGGAATCGATAGTGGTTTGATGCAGGGTGGAGGGATGGGAGTGGTTGGATTGGGAGGTATTGCAACGGGGTCACCTGCGAACCAGCTGTCATCAGATGGGATTGGAAAGAGTAATGGGGATACATCTTCTGTATCTCCAGTGCCTTATGTTTTCAGAGAAAGTGTAAGGGGAAGGAGAGCGGGTGGTGCTGTTGAGAAGGTGGTTGAGAGGAGGCAAAGGAGAATGATTAAGAACAGAGAGTCAGCTGCAAGGTCTCGTGCTCGCAAGCAG GCTTATACCATGGAATTGGAAGCAGAAGTGGCAAAGTTAAAAGAGGAAAACGAAGAATTGCGGAAGAAACAG GCGGAAATGATGGAAATACAGAAAAATCAG GTCGCGGAGATGATGAATATGCAGCAGGGGGGTAAGAAACGGTGCTTGAGACGAACTCAGACAGGTCCATGGTGA